A stretch of Acropora palmata chromosome 9, jaAcrPala1.3, whole genome shotgun sequence DNA encodes these proteins:
- the LOC141892060 gene encoding uncharacterized protein LOC141892060 isoform X2 has product MWFASVKSSQSLWMFEILVILTFSILETLSQGKVGLPSRRKTVVETYPAVLDCMTDKDLPTETVVYSWTKDGSDALTSVGATILASGALFIKATRRAYIGVYQCTARTVDSTGLVSYAGVKTFLDVQYAPEIKNISEVVAVAEGSDARLPCVADANPATEFTNWTRHRKDVRSARFAVLEKGALLIQDVRRTDAGEYSCTPYNKVGAGKTKITKLVLKDVPRFIIAPPSIMTLRVDDDVTLDCRATSESPVTLSWEREGSPLPKDRSVVKNGKLTIRRIQKDDYGIYTCIASSNDGKARQSTTLAVISTPSKPSITSVTFNGSTVVVRWRPGYDGGYPQKMEVWYRLFSDDDYKWSYSPRLSASVTSYRIPGLQAGKPYLFSVRGVNREGLGLFSEMVEAKGLPPELNRDSKKSDKPLAPESVTLNITRDGYHVSWQYKDVPGRPSVEKFVIEYREGNHSSTWFRADDNVPAERKDYLFSAKLAEADKSYDFRVSSCDATKCSEPAYVTVTYRIASPVFGASSSGSNIYPIIGGVLGAICGVLLIALFCFCCCRKRKRDKLSINQSGSKKVQFVLPRSEGTEPEESEEDFLDAEIKLLPEAVRFVPDHNDTSYPYEKYAKMKREEDFLLMGHGGCYGGDMLRRSNVVNSASAGHSPELSLDSEKVRFFGDFETRDGQSAWYDCSLGKPASREVRDSFDQFCRADIGSKDSIHRSPTGSNGRKSSQDQIGSKGAPKFGSNVSLPEGKATSGNLRNSRFTPIKEESPRERDVPRGNGTLGRRQPHHWSSPAVYSKRQDTNNNSDGKNSDSDSGDSSSRGRTRRHRPHSLYEGKLRPISEQDADAKLRCTCDADEESDDYANYPTLKLGEGGAPPTSESSSYLHLDRSDTLKRSFPNRSKEWNEPTPGEPYASHRHRKPLDTDSENSISPAISLATLSETESDQEIARKLYGSRSSETTNGAVAATLPRAVKKLKSNDSESSSDERGLQRSRDRSRKSSPPVYKDKKPASVTDLELKAVDRLDSMELLKACDPYFKNCNPVSRSSSNASSGIGSVPVSSCETNSIESPRERRPRFSSRTSLDRASSGYNSPRESLRSSSLRPSQMSTSARSSVSSDRTSTDRTSSGYTSSRDSYENTERLRPEDYSKAHAQMRLSGKGRRSDETYDLDPSSHDLHEVETEGSAYDPKVFEEIIAMQQAMGVNLDGSDSSRESLKEMAKLSNSEMMTYSPRMSPSKFKVDLYSDEEKDQRCTKLMAEYKTNKKLQDVKTRPGSQIYRTWDL; this is encoded by the exons ATGTGGTTTGCGTCAGTTAAAAGCTCTCAGAGTTTGTGGATGTTTGAGATCCTTGTAATATTGacgttttcaattttggagACGTTATCGCAAG gCAAAGTTGGCTTGCCGTCACGCCGGAAAACAGTGGTAGAAACGTATCCTGCCGTGTTAGATTGCATGACAGATAAAGATCTTCCCACTGAGACAGTTGTTTACAGTTGGACCAAAGACGGCAGCGATGCTTTAACTAGTGTCGGTGCGACAATCCTTGCATCCGGGGCTTTGTTTATCAAGGCCACCCGTCGAGCTTACATTGGTGTGTACCAGTGCACCGCTAGAACAGTTGACTCAACAGGCTTGGTATCTTATGCTGGAGTCAAAACGTTTTTGGATGTACAGT ATGCCCCTGAAATAAAGAATATATCGGAAGTGGTGGCGGTCGCCGAGGGTTCTGATGCCCGCCTACCGTGTGTTGCCGATGCGAATCCCGCCACAGAATTTACAAACTGGACACGCCACCGCAAAGACGTGCGATCAGCCAGGTTCGCCGTTCTCGAAAAAGGTGCTTTGTTGATTCAAGACGTGCGACGAACAGATGCTGGGGAGTACTCTTGTACGCCTTATAATAAAGTGGGCGCAGGGAAGACCAAGATAACAAAACTCGTTTTGAAAG ATGTACCACGGTTTATTATTGCCCCACCAAGCATAATGACTCTCAGAGTGGATGATGACGTCACACTCGACTGCCGAGCAACTTCAGAGTCTCCTGTTACGTTGTCATGGGAACGCGAAGGTTCTCCCCTTCCAAAAGACCGCTCGGTTGTAAAAAACGGAAAGCTTACCATTCGACGTATACAGAAGGATGATTATGGCATCTACACGTGTATTGCCAGCTCCAATGACGGAAAAGCAAGGCAATCGACAACTCTAGCCGTTATAT CAACTCCCAGCAAGCCCAGTATAACTAGTGTGACCTTCAACGGCAGTACGGTTGTAGTCAGATGGCGACCTGGGTACGATGGAGGCTATCCTCAAAAGATGGAAGTCTGGTATCGACTCTTTTCAGATGACGACTACAAGTGGTCGTATTCGCCTCGTCTGTCAGCCAGTGTGACGTCATACAGGATTCCAGGCCTCCAGGCAGGGAAGCCGTATTTATTTAGTGTTCGGGGCGTCAACAGAGAAGGACTTGGGCTTTTTAGCGAAATGGTTGAAGCAAAGGGACTACCCCCAGAACTAAACCGTGACTCCAAAAAATCAG ATAAACCCTTAGCTCCAGAGAGCGTCACTTTGAATATCACAAGAGACGGTTACCACGTCTCTTGGCAATACAAGGATGTGCCCGGCCGACCTTCGGTGGAAAAATTCGTTATCGAATACAGAGAAGGAAATCACAGTTCAACGTGGTTTCGGGCGGATGACAATGTACCCGCGGAACGCAAGGACTACTTGTTTTCAGCTAAATTGGCGGAAGCGGATAAATCATATGACTTCCGGGTGTCATCCTGTGACGCCACCAAATGCAGCGAGCCGGCTTATGTAACTGTGACATATAGAATCG CGTCTCCAGTTTTCGGCGCGAGCTCGAGCGGAAGTAACATTTATCCGATAATTGGTGGAGTGCTCGGAGCCATATGTGGTGTTTTGTTGATCGcgttattttgcttttgttgctgtCGCAAGAGGAAAAGAGATA AATTAAGTATCAATCAGTCTGGAAGTAAGAAAGTCCAGTTTGTCCTGCCTCG TTCCGAAGGGACGGAACCAGAAGAATCAGAAGAGGACTTTCTTGACGCCGAGATCAAGCTGCTACCCGAGGCTGTCCGGTTTGTTCCCGACCACAATGACACTAGCTATCCATACGAAAAATACGCAAAGATGAAACGAGAAGAGGACTTTCTTTTAATGGGTCATGGCGGGTGTTACGGTGGCGATATGTTGCGTCGGAGTAATGTGGTCAACAGTGCATCCGCCGGCCACTCTCCGGAATTATCGTTGGATTCGGAAAAAGTTCGTTTCTTTGGCGATTTTGAGACACGGGACGGGCAGTCTGCTTGGTATGACTGTTCGCTCGGTAAGCCCGCATCCCGCGAGGTGCGGGATTCCTTTGATCAATTTTGCAGAGCCGATATTGGGTCGAAGGACTCGATTCACAGATCACCCACCGGAAGCAATGGAAGGAAGTCATCACAGGACCAGATAGGATCGAAAGGCGCGCCGAAATTTGGATCAAATGTCAGCCTACCTGAGGGAAAAGCAACCAGCGGTAATTTGCGAAACTCACGTTTTACGCCAATAAAAGAGGAGAGCCCGCGAGAACGGGATGTCCCTCGAGGAAATGGAACCCTCGGACGCAGACAGCCACACCATTGGTCTAGCCCTGCGGTTTATTCCAAACGCCAAGATACAAATAACAACAGCGACGGAAAGAACTCTGATTCCGATTCGGGGGACTCCTCGAGTAGAGGTCGGACAAGGCGACATCGTCCTCATTCGTTGTACGAAGGCAAGCTTCGGCCAATTTCGGAACAGGATGCGGATGCTAAGCTGCGTTGCACGTGCGATGCAGATGAAGAGTCAGACGACTATGCAAATTATCCGACTTTAAAGCTTGGTGAAGGTGGAGCACCTCCTACGTCTGAATCTTCGTCGTACCTTCATCTTGATAGATCAGACACACTTAAGCGTTCCTTCCCTAACCGATCCAAAGAATGGAATGAGCCTACACCTGGTGAACCCTACGCCTCGCATCGCCACAGGAAGCCACTAGATACAGACTCGGAGAATAGCATATCTCCTGCAATATCCTTGGCAACGCTTTCGGAAACCGAGAGTGATCAAGAGATTGCCCGAAAACTTTACGGCAGCAGGTCGAGCGAGACAACGAACGGTGCTGTTGCAGCGACTCTGCCTCGTGCGGTTAAGAAATTGAAGTCGAATGACTCCGAGTCTTCTTCGGACGAGCGCGGGTTGCAAAGGAGTCGAGATCGATCGCGAAAATCATCTCCGCCTGTTTATAAGGACAAAAAGCCTGCGTCAGTCACAGATTTGGAATTAAAAGCCGTGGATAGATTGGACTCCATGGAACTACTGAAAGCATGCGATCCTTACTTCAAGAATTGTAATCCTGTATCGCGCTCATCGTCAAACGCATCGAGTGGGATTGGCTCTGTTCCAGTATCCTCTTGCGAAACCAATAGCATTGAATCACCTCGGGAGAGACGACCCCGATTTAGCTCACGAACATCTCTCGATCGTGCCTCGAGTGGTTATAACTCTCCTCGGGAGAGCCTTCGGAGTTCTTCGCTTCGACCATCACAAATGTCCACCTCGGCTCGTTCATCGGTTTCTAGTGACAGGACTTCAACTGACCGCACGTCGAGCGGGTACACATCCTCGCGGGACAGCTACGAAAATACCGAACGCTTACGGCCAGAAGATTATTCCAAAGCTCACGCGCAAATGCGATTGAGCGGGAAAGGAAGGAGGTCTGATGAGACTTACGATTTAGATCCATCATCGCATGACTTACATGAAGTGGAGACTGAAGGATCAGCATACGATCCTAAAGTATTTGAGGAAATCATAGCAATGCAACAGGCAATGGGCGTGAACTTAGACGGAAGTGACTCTAGCAGGGAAAGCTTGAAAGAAATGGCAAAACTTAGTAATTCCGAGATGATGACGTATTCTCCTAGAATGTCGCCTTCAAAGTTTAAAGTTGATTTATACAGCGACGAGGAGAAAGATCAGCGTTGTACAAAGTTGATGGCGGAGTATAAAACGAACAAGAAACTTCAGGACGTGAAGACGAGGCCAGGAAGTCAGATATATAGAACATGGGATCTTTGA
- the LOC141892060 gene encoding uncharacterized protein LOC141892060 isoform X1 produces the protein MLRFILWTCFLYTSIQRGFAQGSSNTDQGGGKIPPLEVEVKLGSDVILQCDAVKLGQNSLLLEWRKNGSKSAIFMKFMDFTPRIDPRYSRRLHMINSSAILLSSAKESDAGIYRCKTMQSATESAVINHGRWIVLKVTGKVGLPSRRKTVVETYPAVLDCMTDKDLPTETVVYSWTKDGSDALTSVGATILASGALFIKATRRAYIGVYQCTARTVDSTGLVSYAGVKTFLDVQYAPEIKNISEVVAVAEGSDARLPCVADANPATEFTNWTRHRKDVRSARFAVLEKGALLIQDVRRTDAGEYSCTPYNKVGAGKTKITKLVLKDVPRFIIAPPSIMTLRVDDDVTLDCRATSESPVTLSWEREGSPLPKDRSVVKNGKLTIRRIQKDDYGIYTCIASSNDGKARQSTTLAVISTPSKPSITSVTFNGSTVVVRWRPGYDGGYPQKMEVWYRLFSDDDYKWSYSPRLSASVTSYRIPGLQAGKPYLFSVRGVNREGLGLFSEMVEAKGLPPELNRDSKKSDKPLAPESVTLNITRDGYHVSWQYKDVPGRPSVEKFVIEYREGNHSSTWFRADDNVPAERKDYLFSAKLAEADKSYDFRVSSCDATKCSEPAYVTVTYRIASPVFGASSSGSNIYPIIGGVLGAICGVLLIALFCFCCCRKRKRDKLSINQSGSKKVQFVLPRSEGTEPEESEEDFLDAEIKLLPEAVRFVPDHNDTSYPYEKYAKMKREEDFLLMGHGGCYGGDMLRRSNVVNSASAGHSPELSLDSEKVRFFGDFETRDGQSAWYDCSLGKPASREVRDSFDQFCRADIGSKDSIHRSPTGSNGRKSSQDQIGSKGAPKFGSNVSLPEGKATSGNLRNSRFTPIKEESPRERDVPRGNGTLGRRQPHHWSSPAVYSKRQDTNNNSDGKNSDSDSGDSSSRGRTRRHRPHSLYEGKLRPISEQDADAKLRCTCDADEESDDYANYPTLKLGEGGAPPTSESSSYLHLDRSDTLKRSFPNRSKEWNEPTPGEPYASHRHRKPLDTDSENSISPAISLATLSETESDQEIARKLYGSRSSETTNGAVAATLPRAVKKLKSNDSESSSDERGLQRSRDRSRKSSPPVYKDKKPASVTDLELKAVDRLDSMELLKACDPYFKNCNPVSRSSSNASSGIGSVPVSSCETNSIESPRERRPRFSSRTSLDRASSGYNSPRESLRSSSLRPSQMSTSARSSVSSDRTSTDRTSSGYTSSRDSYENTERLRPEDYSKAHAQMRLSGKGRRSDETYDLDPSSHDLHEVETEGSAYDPKVFEEIIAMQQAMGVNLDGSDSSRESLKEMAKLSNSEMMTYSPRMSPSKFKVDLYSDEEKDQRCTKLMAEYKTNKKLQDVKTRPGSQIYRTWDL, from the exons ATGCTGCGGTTTATCTTGTGGACGTGTTTCCTTTACACTTCAATTCAACGAG GTTTCGCGCAAGGATCGTCGAATACTGACCAAGGTGGAGGGAAGATTCCTCCTTTAGAGGTTGAAGTTAAGCTTGGTTCAGATGTGATTTTACAGTGCGATGCTGTGAAATTGGGGCAGAATTCTCTACTTTTGGAATGGCGAAAGAATGGCTCAAAGAGTGCgattttcatgaaatttatGGACTTTACGCCTCGAATCGATCCTCGGTATTCGCGTCGTTTGCACATGATCAACAGTTCAGCGATCTTACTTTCCAGCGCAAAGGAAAGTGATGCAGGAATTTATCGCTGTAAGACTATGCAATCCGCAACAGAAAGCGCAGTTATTAATCACGGAAGATGGATCGTTTTAAAAGTGACAG gCAAAGTTGGCTTGCCGTCACGCCGGAAAACAGTGGTAGAAACGTATCCTGCCGTGTTAGATTGCATGACAGATAAAGATCTTCCCACTGAGACAGTTGTTTACAGTTGGACCAAAGACGGCAGCGATGCTTTAACTAGTGTCGGTGCGACAATCCTTGCATCCGGGGCTTTGTTTATCAAGGCCACCCGTCGAGCTTACATTGGTGTGTACCAGTGCACCGCTAGAACAGTTGACTCAACAGGCTTGGTATCTTATGCTGGAGTCAAAACGTTTTTGGATGTACAGT ATGCCCCTGAAATAAAGAATATATCGGAAGTGGTGGCGGTCGCCGAGGGTTCTGATGCCCGCCTACCGTGTGTTGCCGATGCGAATCCCGCCACAGAATTTACAAACTGGACACGCCACCGCAAAGACGTGCGATCAGCCAGGTTCGCCGTTCTCGAAAAAGGTGCTTTGTTGATTCAAGACGTGCGACGAACAGATGCTGGGGAGTACTCTTGTACGCCTTATAATAAAGTGGGCGCAGGGAAGACCAAGATAACAAAACTCGTTTTGAAAG ATGTACCACGGTTTATTATTGCCCCACCAAGCATAATGACTCTCAGAGTGGATGATGACGTCACACTCGACTGCCGAGCAACTTCAGAGTCTCCTGTTACGTTGTCATGGGAACGCGAAGGTTCTCCCCTTCCAAAAGACCGCTCGGTTGTAAAAAACGGAAAGCTTACCATTCGACGTATACAGAAGGATGATTATGGCATCTACACGTGTATTGCCAGCTCCAATGACGGAAAAGCAAGGCAATCGACAACTCTAGCCGTTATAT CAACTCCCAGCAAGCCCAGTATAACTAGTGTGACCTTCAACGGCAGTACGGTTGTAGTCAGATGGCGACCTGGGTACGATGGAGGCTATCCTCAAAAGATGGAAGTCTGGTATCGACTCTTTTCAGATGACGACTACAAGTGGTCGTATTCGCCTCGTCTGTCAGCCAGTGTGACGTCATACAGGATTCCAGGCCTCCAGGCAGGGAAGCCGTATTTATTTAGTGTTCGGGGCGTCAACAGAGAAGGACTTGGGCTTTTTAGCGAAATGGTTGAAGCAAAGGGACTACCCCCAGAACTAAACCGTGACTCCAAAAAATCAG ATAAACCCTTAGCTCCAGAGAGCGTCACTTTGAATATCACAAGAGACGGTTACCACGTCTCTTGGCAATACAAGGATGTGCCCGGCCGACCTTCGGTGGAAAAATTCGTTATCGAATACAGAGAAGGAAATCACAGTTCAACGTGGTTTCGGGCGGATGACAATGTACCCGCGGAACGCAAGGACTACTTGTTTTCAGCTAAATTGGCGGAAGCGGATAAATCATATGACTTCCGGGTGTCATCCTGTGACGCCACCAAATGCAGCGAGCCGGCTTATGTAACTGTGACATATAGAATCG CGTCTCCAGTTTTCGGCGCGAGCTCGAGCGGAAGTAACATTTATCCGATAATTGGTGGAGTGCTCGGAGCCATATGTGGTGTTTTGTTGATCGcgttattttgcttttgttgctgtCGCAAGAGGAAAAGAGATA AATTAAGTATCAATCAGTCTGGAAGTAAGAAAGTCCAGTTTGTCCTGCCTCG TTCCGAAGGGACGGAACCAGAAGAATCAGAAGAGGACTTTCTTGACGCCGAGATCAAGCTGCTACCCGAGGCTGTCCGGTTTGTTCCCGACCACAATGACACTAGCTATCCATACGAAAAATACGCAAAGATGAAACGAGAAGAGGACTTTCTTTTAATGGGTCATGGCGGGTGTTACGGTGGCGATATGTTGCGTCGGAGTAATGTGGTCAACAGTGCATCCGCCGGCCACTCTCCGGAATTATCGTTGGATTCGGAAAAAGTTCGTTTCTTTGGCGATTTTGAGACACGGGACGGGCAGTCTGCTTGGTATGACTGTTCGCTCGGTAAGCCCGCATCCCGCGAGGTGCGGGATTCCTTTGATCAATTTTGCAGAGCCGATATTGGGTCGAAGGACTCGATTCACAGATCACCCACCGGAAGCAATGGAAGGAAGTCATCACAGGACCAGATAGGATCGAAAGGCGCGCCGAAATTTGGATCAAATGTCAGCCTACCTGAGGGAAAAGCAACCAGCGGTAATTTGCGAAACTCACGTTTTACGCCAATAAAAGAGGAGAGCCCGCGAGAACGGGATGTCCCTCGAGGAAATGGAACCCTCGGACGCAGACAGCCACACCATTGGTCTAGCCCTGCGGTTTATTCCAAACGCCAAGATACAAATAACAACAGCGACGGAAAGAACTCTGATTCCGATTCGGGGGACTCCTCGAGTAGAGGTCGGACAAGGCGACATCGTCCTCATTCGTTGTACGAAGGCAAGCTTCGGCCAATTTCGGAACAGGATGCGGATGCTAAGCTGCGTTGCACGTGCGATGCAGATGAAGAGTCAGACGACTATGCAAATTATCCGACTTTAAAGCTTGGTGAAGGTGGAGCACCTCCTACGTCTGAATCTTCGTCGTACCTTCATCTTGATAGATCAGACACACTTAAGCGTTCCTTCCCTAACCGATCCAAAGAATGGAATGAGCCTACACCTGGTGAACCCTACGCCTCGCATCGCCACAGGAAGCCACTAGATACAGACTCGGAGAATAGCATATCTCCTGCAATATCCTTGGCAACGCTTTCGGAAACCGAGAGTGATCAAGAGATTGCCCGAAAACTTTACGGCAGCAGGTCGAGCGAGACAACGAACGGTGCTGTTGCAGCGACTCTGCCTCGTGCGGTTAAGAAATTGAAGTCGAATGACTCCGAGTCTTCTTCGGACGAGCGCGGGTTGCAAAGGAGTCGAGATCGATCGCGAAAATCATCTCCGCCTGTTTATAAGGACAAAAAGCCTGCGTCAGTCACAGATTTGGAATTAAAAGCCGTGGATAGATTGGACTCCATGGAACTACTGAAAGCATGCGATCCTTACTTCAAGAATTGTAATCCTGTATCGCGCTCATCGTCAAACGCATCGAGTGGGATTGGCTCTGTTCCAGTATCCTCTTGCGAAACCAATAGCATTGAATCACCTCGGGAGAGACGACCCCGATTTAGCTCACGAACATCTCTCGATCGTGCCTCGAGTGGTTATAACTCTCCTCGGGAGAGCCTTCGGAGTTCTTCGCTTCGACCATCACAAATGTCCACCTCGGCTCGTTCATCGGTTTCTAGTGACAGGACTTCAACTGACCGCACGTCGAGCGGGTACACATCCTCGCGGGACAGCTACGAAAATACCGAACGCTTACGGCCAGAAGATTATTCCAAAGCTCACGCGCAAATGCGATTGAGCGGGAAAGGAAGGAGGTCTGATGAGACTTACGATTTAGATCCATCATCGCATGACTTACATGAAGTGGAGACTGAAGGATCAGCATACGATCCTAAAGTATTTGAGGAAATCATAGCAATGCAACAGGCAATGGGCGTGAACTTAGACGGAAGTGACTCTAGCAGGGAAAGCTTGAAAGAAATGGCAAAACTTAGTAATTCCGAGATGATGACGTATTCTCCTAGAATGTCGCCTTCAAAGTTTAAAGTTGATTTATACAGCGACGAGGAGAAAGATCAGCGTTGTACAAAGTTGATGGCGGAGTATAAAACGAACAAGAAACTTCAGGACGTGAAGACGAGGCCAGGAAGTCAGATATATAGAACATGGGATCTTTGA